In one Actinomyces trachealis genomic region, the following are encoded:
- a CDS encoding PH domain-containing protein, with amino-acid sequence MGIPAKLLSQDEVVVRHMHRHWKVLLWRYLCVLLMIIAATAATILLPDGDWRRWVVLAIWVLLAVVSIPVLLVPWIKWASETFTITTKRVITRKGVFSKTGHDLPLSRISDVQQQRSMSDRIFRCGTLSLQTSADDPLVLDDIPDVQMVQVEISNLLFHDVQGAIDADPTA; translated from the coding sequence ATGGGTATTCCTGCGAAGCTCCTCAGTCAAGACGAGGTGGTCGTGCGTCATATGCATCGCCACTGGAAGGTACTTCTGTGGCGCTACCTCTGCGTGCTTCTCATGATCATCGCCGCGACGGCTGCCACGATCCTCCTGCCAGACGGTGACTGGCGCCGCTGGGTGGTCTTGGCTATCTGGGTGCTGCTGGCTGTGGTGAGTATCCCGGTGCTGTTGGTACCTTGGATCAAGTGGGCGTCGGAGACCTTCACGATCACCACCAAGCGCGTTATCACGCGCAAAGGCGTGTTCAGTAAGACCGGGCACGACCTGCCGCTCTCCCGCATTTCAGACGTACAGCAGCAACGCTCCATGTCTGACCGGATTTTCCGCTGCGGCACCTTAAGTTTGCAGACCAGCGCTGACGACCCGCTGGTGCTGGATGACATCCCTGACGTCCAGATGGTTCAGGTGGAGATCTCCAACCTGCTGTTCCACGACGTCCAGGGCGCGATCGACGCTGACCCCACCGCCTGA
- a CDS encoding TadA family conjugal transfer-associated ATPase: MSAAVGSLRQARSQLARGASLPQALLAATTAGDGAASIVRMSTELRAGVEGAGPVLQPLLEAPGVSDVLVGGGHTWIDRGQGLEEVPSADMTEPQVRSLAVRMAASAGRRLDEASPVVDATMPDGTRLNAVLPPLSGDGTLICLRTSRRRAFTLAELRDAGTVPAGLDWVLTALVEQHASCLVTGATGTGKTTLLAALLGLVSPTERIVCIEEASELRPNHPHVIHLQERGENVEGVGAVPMSALVRTAMRMRPDRIVLGECRGPEVREVLSALNTGHEGGWATLHANSPADVPARLTALGALAGMSEHMVSAQAASALDAVLHLRRLTGGRRVVESVGVLWRRDGELVCEEALARGRAGYVAGPAVKALVARIGEEAVRAALTQQPVPPPPPPPGSQGNQPGRRSCLT; encoded by the coding sequence ATGAGTGCCGCAGTCGGCAGCCTGCGCCAGGCCCGCAGCCAACTAGCTCGCGGCGCCAGCCTGCCCCAGGCGCTACTCGCCGCCACCACCGCCGGGGACGGGGCGGCCAGCATCGTGCGCATGTCCACGGAGCTGCGCGCTGGCGTCGAAGGCGCTGGCCCAGTCTTGCAACCCCTCCTGGAGGCCCCCGGGGTCAGCGACGTGCTCGTGGGTGGTGGGCACACGTGGATCGACCGTGGACAGGGCTTGGAGGAGGTGCCCAGTGCGGATATGACCGAGCCGCAGGTGCGGTCCCTGGCCGTGCGCATGGCCGCCTCCGCCGGGCGGCGCCTGGACGAGGCTAGCCCCGTCGTCGACGCCACCATGCCTGACGGCACCCGTCTGAACGCTGTCCTGCCGCCACTTTCTGGGGACGGCACCCTCATCTGCCTGCGCACCAGTCGGCGCCGCGCCTTCACTCTGGCCGAGCTGCGCGATGCTGGGACCGTGCCCGCCGGACTGGACTGGGTGCTGACGGCGCTGGTGGAACAGCACGCCTCCTGTCTGGTCACGGGCGCCACCGGCACCGGCAAGACCACACTGCTTGCGGCCCTGCTGGGGCTGGTCAGCCCCACGGAGCGGATCGTGTGCATTGAGGAGGCTAGCGAGCTGCGCCCCAACCACCCACACGTCATCCACCTGCAGGAGCGTGGGGAGAACGTGGAGGGGGTGGGGGCGGTGCCCATGAGTGCGTTGGTGCGCACCGCCATGCGTATGCGTCCCGACCGGATCGTGCTGGGGGAGTGCCGTGGGCCTGAGGTACGGGAGGTGCTGTCCGCCCTGAACACCGGGCACGAAGGCGGCTGGGCCACCCTGCACGCCAACTCCCCGGCGGATGTGCCCGCACGGCTGACGGCCTTAGGGGCGCTCGCAGGCATGAGCGAACACATGGTCAGTGCGCAGGCGGCCAGTGCGCTGGATGCGGTGCTGCACTTACGGCGGCTGACCGGTGGGCGGCGGGTGGTGGAGTCCGTGGGGGTGCTCTGGCGGCGTGACGGCGAATTGGTTTGCGAGGAGGCACTGGCACGGGGCCGGGCAGGGTATGTGGCTGGGCCTGCCGTGAAGGCGTTGGTGGCGCGGATCGGGGAGGAGGCGGTGCGCGCGGCGCTGACGCAGCAGCCGGTCCCGCCTCCGCCTCCGCCTCCGGGCTCACAGGGCAACCAGCCCGGGAGGCGGTCATGCCTGACCTGA